One Coffea arabica cultivar ET-39 chromosome 5c, Coffea Arabica ET-39 HiFi, whole genome shotgun sequence DNA window includes the following coding sequences:
- the LOC113689555 gene encoding exopolygalacturonase-like, which yields MDSIPAFKIALFIIFLFIIADASTILPPKIFNVDNYGARADGSTDDSQAFLRAWNDACQWRGRSKVLIPLGNYMLNSVTFVGPCNGEMIFVIKGTLRAPTNPALFFTNTWIGFRYVDNLTLEGGGYLDGQGAAAWPHNDCSKNIGCLPLPISLRLDFITNSRIQKLRSINSKNAHVNLFACNNINISHVRLSAPGNSPNTDGIHIGFSNNIKISSVNIGTGDDCISMVSGSQNIVISDVFCGPGHGISIGSLGRAFAKEYVMHINVVNTTFRNTQNGVRIKTWSPSSPSLASDINFQDIIMDNVNNPIIIDQDYCPFCSPTGGESISQVQIRDVTFRNISGTSSSKVAIYLQCSRVVPCHKVKLVDIDLAYREAGGPAIASCSNVYGASYGKQVPSGCL from the exons ATGGATTCAATCCCTGCTTTTAAAATTGCTTTATTTATCATCTTCCTTTTTATCATTGCTGATGCTTCAACCATCTTACCACCTAAAATCTTTAATGTGGATAATTATGGAGCAAGAGCTGATGGAAGCACAGATGACAGTCAG GCATTTCTGAGAGCTTGGAATGATGCATGCCAATGGAGAGGAAGAAGCAAAGTTTTGATTCCATTGGGGAACTACATGTTGAATTCTGTCACATTTGTAGGGCCATGCAATGGtgaaatgatatttgtgattaaaGGGACCCTAAGGGCTCCTACTAATCCTGCATTATTTTTCACTAATACTTGGATTGGATTTCGTTATGTGGATAATTTGACTCTGGAGGGTGGTGGATATTTAGATGGTCAAGGTGCTGCTGCTTGGCCTCATAATGATTGTAGCAAAAATATTGGATGTTTGCCCCTTCCTATT AGCTTGAGGTTGGACTTTATTACAAATTCCAGGATACAGAAGCTAAGGTCGATTAATAGCAAAAACGCCCATGTCAACCTTTTTGCATGCAACAACATAAACATCAGTCATGTCAGGCTGTCTGCTCCAGGGAACAGTCCCAATACAGATGGAATCCATATTGGTTTCTCAAACAACATCAAGATATCAAGTGTCAACATTGGAACCGGTGATGATTGCATATCCATGGTTTCAGGCAGCCAAAACATTGTCATTTCTGACGTCTTCTGTGGTCCTGGCCATGGAATCAGCATTGGAAGCCTCGGAAGagcctttgcaaaagaatatgtgATGCACATTAATGTTGTCAATACAACTTTCAGGAACACTCAAAATGGTGTAAGGATcaaaacttggtcaccttcttcACCTAGTTTGGCTTCAGATATTAATTTTCAGGACATTATCATGGATAATGTTAACAACCCTATCATCATTGATCAAGACTACTGCCCCTTTTGCTCCCCAACG GGTGGTGAATCCATCTCACAAGTTCAGATCAGAGATGTAACATTCAGGAACATTTCGGGCACATCTAGTTCAAAAGTTGCTATATACTTGCAATGCAGTAGAGTGGTGCCATGTCATAAAGTGAAGCTTGTGGATATAGACTTAGCTTACAGAGAAGCAGGAGGACCTGCAATTGCATCTTGTTCTAACGTTTATGGTGCTTCGTATGGCAAACAGGTGCCTTCTGGTTGCCTATAG
- the LOC113690325 gene encoding two-pore potassium channel 3-like: MDEPLLSKNTVAEEPKQPLPESRASPSYADIRPPSQQSNNHLVNTDSFIFPAPRTKSSLANLLANLNEKKKITRRSNSAPSILTDVKEGIHDSLDPRPAIKSVPSIVKQASCGLVVYIIIGITIYLLTWRSFKGKQTWKPIDALYFNVVTLCTIGYGDIVPDTTFTKLYTCALILVGFGFIDILLHGLVTYVLDRQEEVLLSTVDENRLNAVFRAYMIDTAKGRMRIRIKVGLALAVVVGCIAIGTVMVHKLEEQNWIDSFYLSVTSVTTVGYGDYAFSTLQGRCFAIIWLLVSTLAVARAFLYLTELRIDRRNRKIAKWVLQKKMTPGDLVAADLDHNGSISKSEYVIYKLKEMGKIAEKDIQQICNQFDMLDSNHCGKLTITDIMGSDSN, encoded by the exons ATGGATGAGCCGCTTCTCTCCAAGAATACAGTAGCAGAAGAACCCAAGCAGCCATTACCAGAAAGTAGAGCGTCCCCCAGTTATGCTGACATCAGGCCACCATCACAACAATCTAACAACCACCTTGTCAACACCGACTCCTTTATTTTCCCAGCACCAAGAACCAAATCTTCATTGGCAAACCTTTTAGCTAATCTGAACGAGAAGAAAAAAATCACCAGGAGGTCAAATTCTGCGCCTTCCATTTTAACAGATGTGAAGGAAGGAATCCACGATTCTTTAGACCCAAGACCTGCCATAAAATCAGTACCTTCAATTGTCAAGCAAGCCTCCTGTGGATTAGTTGTGTATATAATAATTGGCATCACAATTTACCTGCTGACATGGAGAAGTTTCAAGGGTAAACAAACCTGGAAGCCAATAGATGCTTTATACTTCAACGTGGTCACACTATGTACCATTGGATATGGTGACATAGTTCCAGACACAACATTTACCAAACTGTACACATGTGCCCttattttagttggttttggatTCATAGACATATTGCTGCATGGACTAGTTACCTATGTTCTTGATAGGCAGGAGGAAGTACTGTTAAGCACCGTTGATGAGAACCGATTAAATGCAGTGTTTAGAGCATACATGATAGATACCGCAAAGGGCAGAATGAGGATACGTATCAAAGTGGGACTGGCTTTGGCAGTTGTAGTTGGTTGTATAGCCATTGGAACAGTCATGGTGCATAAATTAGAAGAACAAAATTGGATTGACAGCTTTTATTTATCTGTAACATCTGTGACTACAGTAGGATATGGGGATTATGCCTTCTCAACGCTTCAGGGAAGATGCTTTGCCATAATCTGGCTATTGGTGAGCACTCTGGCTGTTGCAAGGGCCTTTCTGTATCTAACTGAGCTCAGGATTGACAGAAGAAATCGCAAGATAGCTAAATGGGTTCTTCAAAAGAAGATGACTCCAGGGGATCTAGTTGCTGCAGATCTTGATCACAATGGTTCTATCAG TAAATCTGAATATGTCATCTACAAGCTGAAGGAAATGGGAAAAATAGCAGAGAAAGACATCCAGCAAATATGCAACCAATTTGACATGTTAGACAGCAACCACTGCGGCAAACTTACCATTACCGATATCATGGGAAGTGACAGTAATTGA